The DNA region AAAGCACGGACCTCCCCCCGGGCGGCCGGACGATCTTTGCCGGAAGGCTCATTCGGGATCCGCATTACGTTTGCCCTTCCTGCGGCGCTGCGAAAAGGAGAAGTCCTCGGTCGCGAAGCTCTTCTAAAAACTGCCACACGTCGGCTTGGACGGCAACCGGGTCCGCCCCGAAGCGGCTCGCGAGCTCCGAGACGATCGCCGGAACGGCCCGCCGGCCGTCGCAAAGGGAAAGGATCGCTTCCGCCGTCCGGTTCAGGATGAGCACTCCTTCCGGATAGAGAAGGATCGGCTTCTTCCGTACCGCATCCCAACGCAGGGAAGCCTTGGAAGCCAGACGGGGGGTGGCGCGGTTAAGGTCCATCCGGGGCGGGCATCTGGATGCGGAGGACATAGGCCATGTACATGGCGTCGAGCATCGACCAGAGCAGCTCGCACTTGAAGCGGAGAGCGGCCAGAGCCGCTTCCTGGGCCGCCCGGGTCCGGCAGCGATCGACCACTAGCCGGAGGGTGAAGCTCACGTCCTTCGGAGCTTGGGTGAGCCGCTTCCGGAAATACCGGAGGCCCTCTTCCCGGATCCAAGGGTAGAACTTAGGGAAGGCATCGATCCGGGTCTGGTGGATCGACGGGGCGAAGAGCTCGGTGAGGGAAGAAGCCATCGCCTCGATCCAGCTGTGGCTGCGGCAGAAGTTCACGTAGGCGTCGACTGCGAAGCGGACCCCGGGGAGCAGATGTTTCTGCTCGAGGAGCTCTTCCCGGGAAAGGCCGACCGCTTCCCCGAGCATGAGCCACCGTTCGATCCCGCCGGGATCCTCTCCGGTCCCGTCATGGTCATGGATCCGGCGGATCCATTCCCGGCGCAGCTCCCGGTCGGGGCAGAGGGAGAGGATGATGGCGTCCTTGATCGGAATCTGGGCTTGGTAATAGAAACGGTTGGCCACCCAGCCGCGGATCTGCTCCCGGCTGCACTTCCCTTCATTCATGAGGACGTGGAAGGGGTGCCTGTCATGGTAGCTGCTCCGGCCGATCGCGCGCAGCCGCGCCTCGAAGTCGGGCGGGGAGAGCGGCGGCTCGGTGTCCGGCAGGAAAGAAAAGGGCATGCTCATGAGTCCGTAGGATAGAAGGAGAGAAGCATACCGTCATAGGCAATTTGCACACCCGCTTCTCTCACCTCTTTTGCCTGGGGGGAGTCCGGGTCAAGCATGGGGTTGGTGTTGTTGATGTGAATGTAGAACTTCTTTGCGACAGGCAGCTTCGCGAGCCGGGCAAGCGAGCCTTCCGGGCCGGAAACGGGCAGGTGGCTTCGCCGGATCGACCGGCGGCGCTCCTCGCTCATCGGCGCGAGCTCCTCCTCCGACCAGAAAGTTCCGTCGACGAAAAGCGCGTCGCAGCCCGAGACGAAGGCGAGGAAGGCGTCGGAAATTTCCGGAAGGCCCGGCGCGTAGGCAACACGCCGCCCGCTCTTCGTGCCGAGGAGGCGGAGGGCGACGACCTGCCCGGGCTCTTCCGAGGGAGCCTCATAAGGTGCCGGGGCGCCGGGGAGGGAGAGAGCTTCGATCCGAACGCCGCCGAATTCGGCAGGATACGCGGAACGCTCGACAGGGAGGAAATGGCGGAGGACGGATACGATCGGGAAGGTCGAGTTGAGGCTCTTCCAGACGGGATCGGTGCAGGCGATCCGGATCTCCGTTCCCTCGCGCAGGAAGAGAAGCCCGGTCGTGTGATCGAGCTGTCCGTCGGTCAGCGCGACACCGGCAAGCGGGGAACCGCGGAGCGCCCCCTCGGGAGGGGCGAGCTCCGCTGCTTGCGCAAACTGAGAGCAGAGATCGGGTGAGGCGTTGATAAGGGTCCAGCGCTCTCCGGGCTCCGAGACCGCGATCGAAGCCTGCGTGCGCCGAAAACGCTTTTGCGCCGCGGGAAGGTCGCGTTCCTCCCGGGCACGGCGGCACTGGGGGCAGAGGCAGTTCCACTGCGGAACTCCGCCGCCCGCTCCGGAGCCAAGAACGAGCAAGCGCATCGAGAGCGCATCTCCGCAGCCAAGAGAAAGGAGAGAGCAGAAAACCGGGAAGAGGGCGACCCGGACGGATCGCCCTCTTCCCGAAAACATTGCGGAGATTACTTGCCCGCTACGTTAACGTAGGCGGTGACCTCCATGCAAAGGCTGATGTCTTCAAATTCCGGCTTTACCCAATTCATAATAGCATAGGCTCCTGGTTTGGAAGGCGCTTTCTCCTCAAAACGCACTCCCGGTTGCACACTGCAACCTACTGATCCCCCGAAGAGGCCTCAAGGACTTTTTGCGGCTTTCCCCGGCGGCCGGAAAGAACGCAAAAACGCAAATTCCGCATTGTCGACGGCTGGCGGGATGATTAGTAGTAAAGGAGGAACGCGCGAGGTGACCCTCGGTTACTAAGGGAATCTACTACCGGAAGGAGAGACGGATCGGAGGCGGGATGGAGAACGGGAAGGCCGAGAGAAAAAACGAGCTGGAGAGCATCTTGGAGAAGTTTGCTCGTCAGGCGAACGGATTGATCCCCGCCTTTCATGCGATTCAGGAGCGTTTCGGCTACGTCCCCAAGGAATGTCTCCCCGAGGTGGCGCAGGCCTTCAACCTCTCCCAAGCCGACGTCTACGGCGTGCTCACCTTCTACCACGACTTCCGGCGCGAGCCGGCGGGACGGCACATCGTTTCCGTCTGCCGAGCCGAGGCGTGCCAGGCGAACGGATCGGGGAAGCTGATCGAAGAGCTGCGGGGGAGGTTACGGATCGATTTCGGCGAGACCACTCCGGATAACGAGGTCACTCTTCTGCCGACCTACTGCTTCGGGAATTGTGCCTGCGGGCCTTCGATTGCGATCGACGGCAAGCTCTACGGCCGGATGACCGCCCAAAGGGTGGAACGGATTCTCCGGGGAATGGGGGCGCTCGAATGAAGGTCTACGTTCCTCGGGACTATTCGGCATGCGCTCTGGGGGCGGACGAGGTGGCCCGCGCCATCGAGCGCGAAGCGGCCGCGAGGGGGCTCTCCATCGAGCTGATCCGGAACGGATCGCGCGGCCTCTATTGGCTCGAGCCGCTGGTCGAGGTGGAGCGGAACGGGCAGCGCATCGGCTATGGACCCATCGGCGAAGAGCAGGTCGAAAGCCTCTTTGCCGCGGGGTTCTTAGAAGGCGGGGAGCATCCCGCGCGCGTGGGCGATCCGGAAGAAATCCCCTACTTGCGCCGGCAGAAGCGGCTGGTCTTCCGCCGCGTCGGGAAAAACGACCCGCTTTCGCTGGACGCCTACCGGAAAGACGGCGGGCTTGCCGGCTTGGCGCGGGCGCTCACGCTCTCCCCCGGGCAGATCGTGGAGGAAGTGACCAAGTCGGGATTGCGCGGGCGCGGAGGAGCCGGTTTTCCCACGGGAATCAAGTGGAAGACGACGCTCCAGGCGGAAGCCGATCAGAAGTATATCGTTTGCAACGCTGACGAGGGAGACTCCGGCACCTTTTCCGACCGGATGGTGATCGAGGGGGATCCCTTCCTCCTGATCGAGGGGATGGTCATCGCGGGCCTCGCGGTCGGAGCGACCGAAGGCTACGTCTATCTCCGCTCCGAATATCCTCTGGCGCGCCGGATTTTCGAGCAGGCGCTCGAGAAGGCGGAGGCCGGCGGCCTGCTGGGGAAAGATATCCTAGGAAGCGGCAAGTCTTTTCACCTCCACCTTTATATCGGGGCGGGAGCCTATGTCTGCGGCGAGGAGACCGCGCTCCTCGAAAGCCTCGAAGGGAAGCGGGGTATGGTTCGCCCGCGCCCGCCGCTGCCCGCCGTTCGCGGCCTGTGGCAAAAGCCCACCGTGGTCAACAACGTGATCACGCTCGCCTCGGTGCCGGCCATCCTGGCCGAGGGGGCGGAGGCGTACGCGCAGCTCGGGGTGGGGCGGTCGAAGGGCACCCTGCCGGTGCAGCTCTCGGGAAATCTCAAGAGGCCCGGCCTTGTCGAGGTGCCTTTCGGGGTCACCCTGGAGGAGCTGCTCTTCGAGTACGGCGGGGGGACCGCGAGCGGGCGGCCGCTCAAGACGATCCAGATCGGGGGTCCCTTGGGACCGTATCTGCCGCCTTCGCTCTTTTCGGTGACCCTCGATTACGAGGAGCTGGCGAAGGTCCGAGGAATCGTCGGTCATGGGGGGATCGTGGCTTTCGACGACACGGTGAACCTCGGGCGGATGGCGCGCTACGCGATGGAGTACTGCGCCGGGGAATCCTGCGGAAAGTGCACGCCCTGCCGGATCGGCTCGACGCGCGGCATGGAGCTCATGGACCGGATCCTCTCGGGGAAGAAGGAGCCGGGAGCCGCCGAGCTCCTTGTCGATCTTTGCGACGTGATGGTCAACGCGTCGCTCTGCGGGCTGGGGGGGATGACGCCCTTCCCCGTGCTGAGCGCCCTGAGATTTTTCCCGGAGGATTTCGGCTATACGAAAGAGGAAGTGGAACCGTTGCTGCAACGGATGTAAAAGGGGGCAAAAGGAGCGGGGGAAGCCGGTAGCCGGTAAAGCGGAGGGAGATCATATGCTGATGCAGAGACACGTCGATTTGGGAACGCCGAGCCGCGGCTGCGAATGCGGCGGGCACGGCCCCCACCACGGCCTCAACGGCCATTGCGGGGAACCGCGCGTGGAGGGGCGGCAAGTGACGGTGTCGATCGATGGGAAGGAGATCACCGTTCCTGAAGGGACTTCGGTGCTGCGCGCAGCCGGGCTCGCCGGGGTGGGCATTCCGAAGCTCTGCGCGACCGACAGCCTCGAGCCCTTCGGCTCCTGCCGGCTCTGCCTGGTGGAAATCGAAGGGAAGAGGGGCTTTCCCGCTTCTTGCACCACCACCGTCGAGCCGGGAATGAAGGTAAGGACCTATTCGGAGAGGTTGGCGAAGCTGCGGCGGGGGGTCATGGAGCTCTACATCTCCGACCATCCGCTCGATTGCCTCACCTGCCCGGCGGACGGGGATTGCGAGCTCCAGGACATGGCCGGAGACGTGGGCTTGCGCGAAGTCCGCTACGGATATGCCGGGAAGAACCATCTTCAGGCCGAAAAGGACACGAGCAACCCGTATTTTACTTTCGATCCCGCCAAGTGCATCGTCTGTTCCCGATGCGTGCGCGCTTGCGATGAGATTCAGGGGACCTTCGCCCTGACCGTCGAGGGCCGCGGGTTCGATTCGGTGATCATGCCCGGCCCCACGGGCGAGTTCCTGAGCTCGGAGTGCGTCTCTTGCGGGGCCTGCGTCTACGCCTGCCCGACCTCGGCGTTGATGGAAAAGGCGGTGATCGAACTGGGCCTGCCGAGCGAGTCGACCGACACCACCTGTGCCTACTGCGGCGTCGGCTGCTCTTTCCATGCGGAAACCAAAGGGACGACCGTCGTGCGGATGACGCCGAATAAGGAGAGCCTTTCCAACCACGGCCACTCCTGCGTGAAGGGGCGCTTCGCCTGGTCGTACGCCTCCTCCAAGGACCGAGTGACCAAGCCGATGATCCGGAAGCGGATCGAAGATCCCTGGCAAGTGGTGAGCTGGCCCGAGGCGATCCAGTACGTGGCATCCGAGTTCCTCCGCATTCGCGAGCGGTACGGGCGGAATTCGATCGGAGCCGTAAGCTCCTCCCGTTGCACCAACGAGGAGGACTATATCGTCCAGAAGCTGGTTCGGGCGGTCTTCCGCAACAACAACATCGATACCTGTGCCCGGGTCTGCCATTCTCCGACCGGCTACGGTCTCAAAAAGGCCTTCGGGGAATCGGCCGGGACCAATCCGTTCGACTCTGTCGATTCCGCAAACCTCATCTTCGTCATCGGAGCGAATCCGACCGACGGCCATCCGGTGTTCGGCTCCCGCATGAAGCGGAGGTTGCGGGCGGGGGCGAAGCTGATCGTCGCCGATCCGCGCCGCATCGACCTCGTGCGCAACCCCCACATCCAGGCGGATATCCATCTGGCGCTTCGGCCGGGCACCAATGTCGCCCTGCTCAATGCGATGGCGCATGCGATTCTCGAGGAGGGTCTGGAGAACCGGCAGTACATCGAGAGCCGCTGCGATCCGGTCTCCTATGCGAAGTGGCGGGACTTCATTCTGCGGCCGGAGAACTCACCCGAGGCGATGGCCCCGGTCACCGGGGTTTCCGCCGACGCCATCCGCGCCGCAGCGCGCCTCTACGCGACGATCCGTCCGGCGGCGATCTACTACGGCCTGGGTGTGACCGAGCATTCCCAAGGATCGACCGGTGTCATGTGCTTGGCCAATCTTGCGATGTTGACCGGAAACGTCGGCTTGGACGGGGCCGGTGTCAATCCGTTGCGCGGCCAAAATAACGTCCAGGGAGCCTGCGACATGGGCTCTTTCCCCCACGAGCTGTCGGGCTACCGGCATATCTCGGATGAAGCGGCCCGAAGACGCTTCGAGGAGGAGTGGGGCGTGGAGATCGATCCGGAGCCGGGCTTCCGGATCACCAACATGCTCAGCGCCGCTGCGGCCGGAGAGTTCAAGGCCCTCTACATGCACGGAGAAGATCTGGTGCAGTCCGATCCGGATGCTTCCCATGTCATCGAAGGGCTGCGGAAGATGGAGCTGGTCGTCCTCCACGATCTCTTTCTCAACGAGAGCTCCAAATACGCCCACGTCTTTCTGCCGGGCTGCTCCTTCCTCGAGAAGGACGGGACTTTCACCAATGCCGAGCGCCGCATCCAGCTGGTCCGCCAGGTTATGCCGCCGCTCTGCGGCAAGCAGGAGTGGGAGGTGGTGCAAGAGATCGCCCAGGCGATGGGCTATCCGATGCACTACCGTCACGCCTCCGAGATCATGGACGAAATCGCGCGATTGACTCCGACCTTCCACGGCGTGAGCCACGAGAAGATCGCGCGGCTCGGCTCGATCCAGTGGCCGTGCAACGACAAAGCTCCCGAAGGCACTCCGATCCTGCACGAGGAGGAGTTCGTCCGGGGGAAAGGGTTCTTCGCCCTGACGGGCTACGTGCCGACGAAGGAGAAGGCTTCCAGCCGCTTCCCGCTGCTCTTGACCACGGGTCGGATCCTCTTTCACTACAACGTCGGAACGCAGACCCGCCGGACGGCGAACGCGACTTGGAGCCGGGAGGACCTGCTCGAGATCCATCCGAGCGATGCGGAGGAACGCGGCATCCGGGACGGGGACAAGACGGAGCTGCGGAGCCGGAAGGGAAGCGTGATCATGCGTTGCCGCGTTACCGATCGGGTGGCACCGGGAACGGTATACGCCACCTTCCATTTTCCGGAAAACCGGACGAACGTGCTGACGACCGAGAACTCCGACTGGGCAACCAACTGCCCCGAATACAAGGTCACGGCGGTGCAGGTGACCCGGGTGTTCGAGCCGACGCCTGCCAAAGAGCGGGAGAACGGGAAAACCCTGAAACGGCGGGAGGCCGTTCCGGCTGCCGGGGAATAGCGGAAGGGAGCGCATGATCGAAGACTTGGTGCGGATGGCGAACCAGATCGGCGAATTCTTCAGCAGCTATCCTTCCCCGGACGAAGCGGCGGACGGAATCGCCGATCATTTGCGGAGGTTTTGGACTCCGTCGATGCGGGAAAAGCTCCTCCACTATGCCGAGCGGGACGGCAAGGATCTATCGGAGCTCGTGCGCGCGGCTCTGGGCCGCCTTCGGAAGCCTGTCTCGGGTGGCGCCTCCTGAAGCGGAAGTTCCGGCGGCCGATCTCGGGGAAAAGATCGCCGCGAAGGCGGGCGCGGTTCTTCTTTGCGGCGGTCAGGGACGGCGGATGGGCGGCATAGAAAAGTGCCTTCTCCCTCTGCTCGGCAAGCCTCTCTGGGTCCATGCCGCGGAGCGGCTGCGGCCGCAGGTGAGCTGGATCGCCGTCAGCGCCAATCGGGAAAGCAACCGCTATGCGGCCGCGGGGCTGCCGGTTCTTCCCGACCGGCGCTCCGGCACTGGTCCTTTGGCCGGCGTCGAAGCGGCCTGGGAGGCTCTCCCGCCGGACTTGTCGCTTCTTCTAGCCGCTCCGGGAGACTCGCCGTTCCTGCCGGACGACTTGGTCGTGCGGCTCTTCCTCAGAATGAACGCCACGGGCGCAAGGGGCGCCTTCGCGCACGACGGGGCGCGCGGACAGTTTCTCTGCGCGCTCTTCGAGAGGCGGTGCGCGGAATCCCTGCGGGACTTTCTGGACCGGGGAGAGCGGAGAGCCGAAGAGTTTCTACGCTCGATCGGGGCTGCGGCGGTTGATTTTTCCGATCGACCCGCCGATTTTTGGAACGTGAATGCGCCGGAGGATTGGGAGCGAATCCTGCAGAGGGCGGCTGCGGAGCGGAAGGCGCGGTGAGTCAAGGGTGGAGGCCTCCGGCCATCGCATTCGTCGGACGGAGCGGTGCGGGCAAAACGACCCTTCTCTGCTCGGTTCTGCGGATCCTTAGGGCCAAAGGGATCCGTGTCGCTGCGATCAAGCATGCCCACAAGGGTTTCGAGATCGATTACCCGGGAAAGGACAGCCGGCGCTTGCGAGAGGCGGGCGCAAACCCGGTCCTTCTCGTCGGTCCGACCCGGCTAGCCCGGATCGAAGAGCTGGCCCCGCCGAGGGAACCGGAGATTGCGGAGGCGATCGCGCTCCTCGGCCCCACACCGGTCGACCTGCTCCTCATCGAAGGGTTTCGGGCGGAAGGGGTGCCGAAGATCGAGCTCTTCGTGCCATCTTTAGGTCAGCTTTTTTGTCGCAACGATCCCGATCTTCTCGCCGTGGCCTCCGAAGGGGATGGAGCTGTGCTTCCCGAAGGCGTGCTCTCCTTCGACCGGAACGATGCCGAAGGGATCGCCGCGCTGATTCTCCGGGCGTGCGGCCTGTTCCCGCGCTCCGATGGGGGCTGCAGGGGTTCGGCATCGACTCCGAAAGGCGCGATCCCGCTCAAGGAGGCGCGAAGAAAGCTTCGGGAGGCGATGGCGGCGGATCGGCCGAACGCTGCCGAAGAGGTGAGCCTGTCGCAAAGCGCCGGACGCGTCCTGGCACGGGACCTCGTTTCTCCCTTCGATCTCCCCTTGGCACCGACGGCGGCGATGGACGGCTATGCGGTGAGAGCATCCGAGCTGGGCGAGGAGGGTCGGGCGTTCTCCGTCGCAGGGACGGCCGCGGCGGGAGCTCCCTTTGCCGGCGTTCCGCCGGAAGGGAGTTGCGTGCGCATTTTCACGGGGGCGGTTCTGCCGGAGGGGACCGACTTGGTGATCCCTCAAGAAGAAGTTGTTCTTCACGGCGACCGAGTAATCTTGCCCGCGGGCCGGCGGGCGGGGGAAAACGTGCGGGCAAGAGGAGAGAGCTTCTTGCGGGGCCAGGAGTTATTGCGCGCGGGCACCCGGATCGGCCCCGGGGCGCTCGCGCTGCTCGCCGCCGCCGGACAGGACACGGTCCCGGTCTATCCCAAGCTTCGCGTCGGGCTCCTCTGCACCGGCCGGGAGCTGCGGCCAGTCGGTGCACCTCTCCGCCACGGGGAGATCTACGACAGCAATCGGGCCTTTCTCTCCTCCGCGCTCGCCGAGCTCGGGGTCGTGCTGGTCGATGAGGGAATCGTCGATGACGATAGCCGAGTTTTGGAGGAGAGGCTCGATGCTCTCGCGGAAAAGGCCGATCTGCTGGTAACCACCGGCGGGGTCTCCGCCGGGGAAAGCGATTACGTCGGCAAGCTCCTCGCGGAGCGGAACGCCGTCGTCATCCGGCAGATCGCGGTCAAGCCCGGGCGCCCCTTTCTCTTCGCCCGGTGGAGAGGCAAACCCCTATTCGGCCTGCCCGGAACGCCCGCTGCGGTCTTCGTCCTCTACTACGATCTGATCCGCCCGCGGGTCCGATCGGCCATGGGGGAGAGAGAGCCGGTAGAAAGGGCGCGGCTGCCCGCGCTTTCCCGGATTCCGAAGAAAGCGGGCCGCACGGAGTATTGGGCGGGTCGCCTCGCCCTCGGGACGAAGGGAGAGGCCGCCTTCGCCCCCGTCAGCACGGTCGATGCCGCGGGATTTCTTCCCGCCGCCGCCGCGGATCTCCTCGCTCTCCTGCCGGAGGAGTCGGAATGCGTCGAGGTCGGCGAGCCGGTCGAGGTGATCTTTTTGCCGAAGTAAAGGGGAGGGAATACGGAGGAGAAGCGTGATTTCCGCCGGCCGTCCATGGCGGGAACGAGGCGAAGGATGCCCGGACCGATGGAGGGGCGCCGCTTCCCTTCGGGGAGGGAAACGGTGGTCAGCGGGCGGTCGCCGGATAGGCGGCCGCAAATTCGAGGAAATCGGTGACGACACGGCGGAAGTCGGAGGCAAAGGTCCGCTCCTCGTGGGAGGCATGAGGAATCACCCACCACCGTTTCGGCTCCGGCGCAGCATCGTAGATCTTATGCACGACGTCGACCGGCATCCGGCGGTCTTCCTCGGCCGCGAGGACAAGAATCGGCGCATGAATGTGCCGAGCGGCTTCCACGCAGTCGACCTTGCTCGGGTCGAGGGAATAGAGCCGCTCGAGCTCCCAGGAGACGAGATCGACAAAAGGAAAGGCGGGAAGGCCGAAGAAGAGCCGGGCGTGGACGGCCATCGAGTTGCGCAGGTTGTCGAAGGGGGCGTCCGCGATCACCCCAGCTACCCGCGGGTCCTCGGAAGCGAAACGCAAGGCCGTGACCGCACCGAGGGAGGTTCCCCACACCAGCGGATGCGAGAGCCCCTTGCCGGCCAATCGATCCGTCCAGGCCTTGAGATCATCCGGCTCTTTCCACCCGAGGGTGGTTATGGTCCTCTCGCTCTGCCCGTGACCCCGGAGGTCGACGGCGAGCACAGGGAAACCGAGCCGGTGTCCTAACACGATGTAGTTGATCTGGAATTCCTTGCTGGCTCCGAGTCCGTGCACCACGATGAGCGGGGGCTTGGTCGGGGTGCCCTCGGGCGGAACGAACCAGGCCGCCAGCTGGAGTCCGTCTTCGCTTGTGATCCGCCAGTCTTCGTAGGGGATGCCGGCCAGGGCGGGGGTGATGCTAAGGAAGCTGTGCGGGGGGACGGTGACCGCGACTCGGGCCAGAGAGTCGATGTACCACTTGAGCCCGGCGAAGAGCGCCGCGAGCAGACCGAGAAGCCCTACCGCCGCGAGGAAGCGCTTCGTCCCGCCGGGGAAAACAGCCGCAACCAGGGGGTGCGGCCGGTCCGCGGCCGACTGAGAGGCTAAAATTTCCGCTGCGTTCTCCTCCTTGCCCATCGCCTCGCCCTCGAGCACGACAAAGAATCGCTCAAGGAGGGGCGGAAGGCAAGCGGCGGTAGGCAGTTCGCGGCGACCGTCCTTCCGTTGGGCGAAAAGGGCGCCTAAGGCAACGGGCGAACCCGAAAGAGGGGACGGTCGAAGTCCACCGGCTTGCCGTTTTCGGCGAGGACCTCGGTGATAATGCCGCGCATCTCGGCCTTGATCTCGTTCATGACCTTCATCGCCTCGATAATGCAGACGACCGTGTTTTCGTTGACCTCCTGGCCAACCTCGACGTAGGGGGCCGAGTCGGGCGAGGGAGAACGGTAGAAAACGCCGACCATGGGGGAACGGATCTCGCGGATGGTTTCGGCCGCGGGCGCTGCCAGCTCCTTGAGCTTTTCGGGCGGGACGAGCGCGGCGTGGGAAGGATAGACGATATGGGGGTGGGCCGCGGCCGGCGGCGGTTCCTTTCGGAGCCGTATCCGGAATCCCTCGCGCTCCACCTCGAGCTCCGAAAGGTTCCCTTTGGCCATCAACTCGATCAGTTCGGCAATTTCTTTCGTATCCATGAAGGTTCCCTACGGGGAGATGGGCTCATCTTGGTCGACCCCTCGATCTCGAGGCAAGCTCGGGTGTATGCGAGTCCCGGGTCGAGCCCCCCCCGGAGATCCCGCAGCAGCTCCTCGAGGATCCGAATCTCCCGACCCGGCACTTCTCCTCGTTCCGGATCGGCCGCCTTCGCGTAGGCCTCCTCCAGTTGCGCCAGCAGCTGCTCGCGCCGGAGGTCGACTTCCGATTCGATGAACGACGCACGGATCTCCTCGGGTTCGTTCTCGTCCGCTTCGCTCACTTTGCCTTCGATCTCTTTGCGGATCTCGAGCACAGTGTTTTCCAGCAGGGCTGCGCGCCGGAACGCCCGCAGAAGGCCCGGATCCGGACTAAACCAGTCGGCCAGAAATCGGGCGTGCCGCGGATCCTCCGGCGCGGTGGCGCGTCGCTCCGCCCGCACAGCCAGCGAGAGGCAGCGGGAGGAGACCGTGGGAAGGAGCATCTGGGGCTGAGTGCTGGTGAGCAAGATCACCACATCCCGGGGCGGCTCTTCCAGCATTTTCAAGAAGGAGTTCGCCGCTTCCCCGCCTCCGAGGCACATCCGCTCGGCGTCGCAGACCAGCGCCACGCGGAAACGGCTGCTATACGGCTTGAGCGCGAGCATCGCCATAAGCGACCGCATCCGTTCCACCGGAATGCGGCGCAACCGGGACTCGGGCTCCACCAGGTGGAAGTCGGGATGGATCTCCGGACGGGGCCCAAGCAAGAGTTCGGCGATCCGGAGCGCGAGCGCCTTGAGTTGAACGGAAGAGGAACCAAGCAGAAGGTAGGCATGGGCGAGGCGGTCTGCGGCTAAAGCCTCTCGAAGGCGAAGGAGAATGGTGTCAGAGTCCAAAGACACGGCTTACGTTCTCCCAGATGCGGGTGGCGATCTCCTCCTCGGATCCGCTGGCGTCGATGAGCACGATGCGGCCGGGCTCGCTCTCGGCCAGCTTTCGATAGGCG from Methylacidimicrobium sp. AP8 includes:
- the glp gene encoding gephyrin-like molybdotransferase Glp, whose translation is MSQGWRPPAIAFVGRSGAGKTTLLCSVLRILRAKGIRVAAIKHAHKGFEIDYPGKDSRRLREAGANPVLLVGPTRLARIEELAPPREPEIAEAIALLGPTPVDLLLIEGFRAEGVPKIELFVPSLGQLFCRNDPDLLAVASEGDGAVLPEGVLSFDRNDAEGIAALILRACGLFPRSDGGCRGSASTPKGAIPLKEARRKLREAMAADRPNAAEEVSLSQSAGRVLARDLVSPFDLPLAPTAAMDGYAVRASELGEEGRAFSVAGTAAAGAPFAGVPPEGSCVRIFTGAVLPEGTDLVIPQEEVVLHGDRVILPAGRRAGENVRARGESFLRGQELLRAGTRIGPGALALLAAAGQDTVPVYPKLRVGLLCTGRELRPVGAPLRHGEIYDSNRAFLSSALAELGVVLVDEGIVDDDSRVLEERLDALAEKADLLVTTGGVSAGESDYVGKLLAERNAVVIRQIAVKPGRPFLFARWRGKPLFGLPGTPAAVFVLYYDLIRPRVRSAMGEREPVERARLPALSRIPKKAGRTEYWAGRLALGTKGEAAFAPVSTVDAAGFLPAAAADLLALLPEESECVEVGEPVEVIFLPK
- a CDS encoding alpha/beta hydrolase translates to MLEGEAMGKEENAAEILASQSAADRPHPLVAAVFPGGTKRFLAAVGLLGLLAALFAGLKWYIDSLARVAVTVPPHSFLSITPALAGIPYEDWRITSEDGLQLAAWFVPPEGTPTKPPLIVVHGLGASKEFQINYIVLGHRLGFPVLAVDLRGHGQSERTITTLGWKEPDDLKAWTDRLAGKGLSHPLVWGTSLGAVTALRFASEDPRVAGVIADAPFDNLRNSMAVHARLFFGLPAFPFVDLVSWELERLYSLDPSKVDCVEAARHIHAPILVLAAEEDRRMPVDVVHKIYDAAPEPKRWWVIPHASHEERTFASDFRRVVTDFLEFAAAYPATAR
- the accB gene encoding acetyl-CoA carboxylase biotin carboxyl carrier protein gives rise to the protein MDTKEIAELIELMAKGNLSELEVEREGFRIRLRKEPPPAAAHPHIVYPSHAALVPPEKLKELAAPAAETIREIRSPMVGVFYRSPSPDSAPYVEVGQEVNENTVVCIIEAMKVMNEIKAEMRGIITEVLAENGKPVDFDRPLFRVRPLP